The genome window GGGATGCGCAGCCACGACTCCGGATGGACCTCGTAGATCGACCACGGCACGCGATAGCGGTCGTGGCGCGGCCGCGCCTGCATCCAGCCGTCGTCGTGCCACGCGAACGCGTCGAGCGCCGCGACGTCGGCGACCACCGACGCCGTGCGCGGCGGCGCTTCGGTCGCGCGCGCGCACGGATCGGCCTTGTGCGGCAGCACGCGCCCGTCGGCCGCGCGCAGCTCGTACTTGTAGCGCTCGCCCGCGCCGATGCCCGGCACGAACAGCTCCCACACGCCCGACGGCCGCCGCAGCCGCATCGGATGGCGGCGCCCGTCCCAGCCGTTGAAATCGCCGACCACCGAGACGCGCTGCGCGTTCGGCGCCCACACGGCGAAGCGCACGCCGTCGGTATCGTCGATGCGCACGGGCGTCGCGCCGAGGCACTCGAGCACGGCGGCCGGATCGCCGGCCGAGAAGCGCGCGAGCGCCGCATCGTCGAGCAGCGTGCCGAATGCGTACGCGTCGTCGGTTACCTGGTGTGCACCGGGCCAGTCGATTGCGAGCAGGTAATGGGGCCAGCCGCCGTCGTGCGCGATCGTCCCCGCGAAGCAGCCGGCGCGATCGACGCACGCGAGCGCGCCGAGCTCGGCGCCGTCCGGCGCCAGCGCGCGCACCCGTTCGGCGCCGGGCAGCAGCGCCCGCACGACGATCCGGTCGGCCTGTTCGTGCGGGCCGAGGCACGCGAACGGGTCGGGATGCCGGCCGGCGAGCAGTGCGTCGATGTCGGCGCGTTCGAACAGCGTGTCGGTCATGGGTGTCCTCCGTCGTCGGGCGGCACGCCGTCGTCGAGCAGGCGCTCGACCAGCGCCGCGAGCCCGCCGACCGGCACGCTCAGCCAGTCGGGCCGGTTCGAGGCTTCGTAGCACAGCTCGTACGACGCCTTGTCGATCAGGAACAGCGCGAGCAGGCGGTCCGCGTAGCGCGGGTCGACGAAGCGCGCGGGCGCGAGGTCCGCAGCCGCGCGATAGCACTCGACGAAGCGGTCGGCGGCGGCCTGCCCGAAGCGGTCGAACAGCGCGCGCTTGCGGCCGGCGGCTTGCGGCGGTGCTTTCTCGATCGCGAACTGCGCGGTCGCGCTCACGTACGACAGCGAGCGCAGCAGGCCGGCCACGTCGCGTAGCGGATGCGATTTCGCGCGACGCCGCTCGAGCGGGCGCGCCGGTTCGCCTTCGAAGTCGATCAGCAGCGCGTCGCCCTGCACGTCGAGCACCTGGCCCAGATGAAAATCGCCGTGAATCCGCGTGCATTGCGCATCGAGCGTGCGCGGCACGAGCTCGCCGAGCGCCAGCACGGCCGCGTCGCGCGACGCGAGCAGCGCGTCGGCCGATGCGCGCGTGGCCGCATCGAGCGCGTCGAGCCGCGTGCGCAGCACGTCTAGCGCACGCTCGAACGACGCGATCGCGTCCACGCACCAGCCGTCGACGTGCTCGGGCGTCGCGCGTTCCGGCGCGAACGCGGGATCGTCGGACGGCTGCGCGAGCGCGACGTGCAACTGGCCGAGCCGCGTGCCGACGATGCCCGCGAACGCCGCGTAGCCGAGCAGCGCATCGGGCGCTTCGTCCGTCTCGGCGGCCTCGCCGTCGTCCGCGGCCGGCAGCGCGAGCTCGTCGATCGCGCGCCGCAGGAAATCGAACGAACGCGTCCATGCGTCGCCCTGGTTGTCGACGTAGCGCTGCAGGATCGCGACCGTGTGCGGCGAACCGTCCGGATCGACGTGCACGACTTCGCCGGCCAGCGTCGCGGTGTTCGCATAGCCGATGCGCGTCAGGTGCCGGCTCATTTCCGCTTCCGGATGAACGCCGTGCGCGACCTTGCGCACGAGCTTCAGCACGATCGCGTCGCCGATCACGAGCGAGCTGTTGCTCTGCTCGGCCGCGAGCCAGCGCACCTCCGCGTCGTCGCCCGGGTCCAGGCCGGCGAGCGCGTCTTCCGGAAGAAAGTCGAGCCGGCCGCCGTCGGCCGTCGGCACCGTCGCGCCGTCGCGCAGCTTGCGCAGCATCCCGCGCGCGAACGCCGGCAGCGCGAACGCGTCGGTCAGGTAGCCGACCGTGTGGCCGCGCCGCACGCGCGCCAGGGCCAGTTGCGCGAACAGCGGATGAGACGTCTCCCCGCCCCACGCGGTCGCGAGCGGCACCACGTAGCGTTCGACGCCGCCGTCGCTGGCGGACACCCACGCCTCCGCATACTGGAACGGCTCGTCCGCCACCGGCGTGACGACGTTCAGCCACGCGTCGCCGATCGCGCGATCCTTCGACGCGAACCAGCGCCGCCGCGCGAGCCACGACGCGAGCGCGTCGTGCGCGAGCGCATGCAGTTGCGAGACGTCCGGCCGCGTATCGCCGCGCCGCATCACGAGCGTCACGTATTCGGGCAGCGGCTCCGCATGCGGCTGCCGCCACGACGGCTCGCGGCCGTGCTCGGCGAGCACGAACCACAGGAATCCGTACGGCGGGAAGGTGAGCAGATACGGGAGCTGGCCGATCGGCGGAAACGGCGAATCGGACGTCATCTCGATCGGCACGCGGCCCGCGAATTCGGACAGATCGAGTTCGACCGCTTGCGACGCGCGCGACAGGTTCGCGACGCACAGCACCGGCTCGTGACCGTCCAGCTCGCGCAGGTACGCGAGCACCTTGCGGTTCTCCGGACGCAGGAAGCGGATCGTGCCGCGCCCGAACGCCTGCGACGCGCGGCGCGTCGCGAGGATGCGGCGCGTCCAGTTCAGCAGCGAATGCGGATCGCGCGTCTGCGCCTCGACGTTGACCGCGTCGTAGCCGTACAGCGAGCCCATCACCGGCGGCAGCACGAGCAGTTCCGGGTCGGCGCGCGAGAAGCCGCCGTTGCGATCCGACGACCACTGCATCGGCGTGCGCACGCCGTCGCGGTCGCCGAGGTGGATGTTGTCGCCCATCCCGAGCTCGTCGCCGTAGTAGATGACCGGCGTGCCGGGCATCGACAGCAGCAGCGAATTGATCAGCTCGATGCGGCGCCGGTCGCGCTCCATCAGCGGGGCGAGCCGGCGCCGGATGCCGAGATTCAGCCGGGCGCGCCGGTCGCTCGCATAGGCCTGCCACAGCAGGTCGCGTTCCGAATCGGTGACCATCTCGAGCGTCAGCTCGTCGTGGTTGCGCAGGAACACGGCCCACTGGTTGCTCGGCGCGAGCGCCGGCGTCTGCCGCATGATGTCGAGGATCGGGAAGCGATCCTCGCTCGCGATCGACATGTAGATGCGCGGCATCAGCGGGAAGTGGAACGCCATGTGGCATTCGTCCTCGTTGCCGAAGTATTCCTGCACGTCCTCCGGCCACTGGTTCGCCTCGGCGAGCAGCATCCGGTTCGGATATTCGGCGTCGATCGTCGCGCGGATCCGCTTCAGGATCGCATGCGTCTCCGGCAGGTTCTCGTTGTTCGTGCCTTCGCGCTCGACCAGGTACGGCACCGCATCGAGCCGCAGTCCGTCGATGCCGAGGTCGAGCCAGAAGCGCATCACCTGGATCACTTCGCGCACGACGGCCGGGTTGTCGAAGTTCAGGTCCGGCTGGTGCGAATAGAAGCGGTGCCAGTAGTACTGGCCGGCCACCGGGTCGTGGGTCCAGTTCGACGTTTCGGTATCCAGAAAGATGATCCGCGTGCCCGCGTATTTCGTGTCGGTGTCGGACCACACGTAATAGTCGCGATGCGTGGAGCCCGGCTTCGCGCGGCGCGCGCGCTGGAACCACGGGTGCTGGTCCGACGTGTGGTTGATCACGAGCTCGGCGATCACGCGGATGCCGCGCGCATGCGCTTCGCGAATGAAGCGCCGCACGTCGGCCAGCGTGCCGTAGTCGGGATGCACGTCGCGGTAGTCGGCGATGTCGTAGCCGTCGTCGCGGCGCGGCGACGGATAGAACGGCAGCAGCCAGATCGTGTCGACGCCGAGTTCGGCGATGTAGTCGAGCTTCGCGATCAGGCCGGGGAAATCGCCGATGCCGTCGTTGTTCGAGTCGTAGAACGACTTCACGTGCACCTGGTAGATGATCGCGTCCTTGTACCACAGCGGATCGTCCGCACAGAGCGCGGGTTCGCGGCGGCGCGCGCGGCGCCGGCGCGGCGTGCCGGCCGGCGCGAGCGACGGGAACTGCGCGCGCCGTACGTCGTCGAGGGAATCTTCGCGTTTCATCATCCGTGGGCTCCCGAGGAGGGTCGGGCGTCGTCCGGTGCGGGCGCCGCCGCCCGCGCGGCGCCCGGAGACGGCGCGAGCCGCCAGATTGCGTACGGCCGCACGTGCGGATCGAGCGACACGTACTGGCGATGGCCGCGCCAGGTTTCCGCGTGCGCGGCGTCCTGTTCGAGCGCATCGAGCGGTTCGCCGTCGGCCAGCCCGAGGCCGCGCCACAGCGCCGCATCGAGCGTGAAGTTCGCGGCCTGCGGATGCCACGGGTCGAGGCTGATCGCGACGGCCACCACGCTGTCGAACGCGGGCGTCGCCTTCGTGAAGACGAGCACCGAATCGTTGTCGGCCTCGACGAACGTGAGTCCGAGATGCGTCTGCAGCGCCGGATGATCGCGCCGCGCGCGGTTCAGCCGCGCGATTTCCGTGCCGATGTGCGCGGCCTTGCTCCAGTCGCGCGCGCGCAGCTCGTATTTCTCGGCATCCGCGTATTCCTCGCTGTCCGGCAGCGGCGCCGATTCGCCGAGCTCGAAGCCCGAGTACAGGCCCCACGAGCCGGCCAGCGTCGCCGCGAGCGCCGCGCGGATCACGAACTGCGAGCGCGGCGCGTTCTGCAGGTGGCGCGGGTTGATGTCGGGCGTGTTGACGAAGAAGTTCGGTCGGAAGAATTCGCGCGCGGGGCCGGCCGTCAGCTCGGTCAGATAGTCGATGAAGTCGCGCTTCGACTCGCGCCACGTGAAGTACGTGTACGACTGCGAGAAGCCGACCTTGGCGAGCCGGTACATCATCCCCGGCCGCGTAAACGCCTCGGACAGGAACACGACATCCGGATGCCGGCCGCGCACGTCGGCGATCATCCACGCCCAGAACGGCAGCGGCT of Burkholderia sp. NRF60-BP8 contains these proteins:
- the treS gene encoding maltose alpha-D-glucosyltransferase, giving the protein MKREDSLDDVRRAQFPSLAPAGTPRRRRARRREPALCADDPLWYKDAIIYQVHVKSFYDSNNDGIGDFPGLIAKLDYIAELGVDTIWLLPFYPSPRRDDGYDIADYRDVHPDYGTLADVRRFIREAHARGIRVIAELVINHTSDQHPWFQRARRAKPGSTHRDYYVWSDTDTKYAGTRIIFLDTETSNWTHDPVAGQYYWHRFYSHQPDLNFDNPAVVREVIQVMRFWLDLGIDGLRLDAVPYLVEREGTNNENLPETHAILKRIRATIDAEYPNRMLLAEANQWPEDVQEYFGNEDECHMAFHFPLMPRIYMSIASEDRFPILDIMRQTPALAPSNQWAVFLRNHDELTLEMVTDSERDLLWQAYASDRRARLNLGIRRRLAPLMERDRRRIELINSLLLSMPGTPVIYYGDELGMGDNIHLGDRDGVRTPMQWSSDRNGGFSRADPELLVLPPVMGSLYGYDAVNVEAQTRDPHSLLNWTRRILATRRASQAFGRGTIRFLRPENRKVLAYLRELDGHEPVLCVANLSRASQAVELDLSEFAGRVPIEMTSDSPFPPIGQLPYLLTFPPYGFLWFVLAEHGREPSWRQPHAEPLPEYVTLVMRRGDTRPDVSQLHALAHDALASWLARRRWFASKDRAIGDAWLNVVTPVADEPFQYAEAWVSASDGGVERYVVPLATAWGGETSHPLFAQLALARVRRGHTVGYLTDAFALPAFARGMLRKLRDGATVPTADGGRLDFLPEDALAGLDPGDDAEVRWLAAEQSNSSLVIGDAIVLKLVRKVAHGVHPEAEMSRHLTRIGYANTATLAGEVVHVDPDGSPHTVAILQRYVDNQGDAWTRSFDFLRRAIDELALPAADDGEAAETDEAPDALLGYAAFAGIVGTRLGQLHVALAQPSDDPAFAPERATPEHVDGWCVDAIASFERALDVLRTRLDALDAATRASADALLASRDAAVLALGELVPRTLDAQCTRIHGDFHLGQVLDVQGDALLIDFEGEPARPLERRRAKSHPLRDVAGLLRSLSYVSATAQFAIEKAPPQAAGRKRALFDRFGQAAADRFVECYRAAADLAPARFVDPRYADRLLALFLIDKASYELCYEASNRPDWLSVPVGGLAALVERLLDDGVPPDDGGHP